One Panicum virgatum strain AP13 chromosome 9K, P.virgatum_v5, whole genome shotgun sequence genomic region harbors:
- the LOC120651432 gene encoding ascorbate-specific transmembrane electron transporter 2-like isoform X2, producing the protein MPSRGGNAQAQAQVQRQRQPAVVVVAVAEPARRRRATMPVKSSASFRMTALPMVVAAQLLTAAVLVLVLVWALHFRGGVSWERTSNPFLVYTAHPLFMVIGFVICTGEAVMAYRIVLGPRPAKKMVHLLLHLVAMAFAAVGLYAAFKYHHDTGLPDLRSLHSWIGIATIALYALQWLVAFVYFLFPGAAMTMRADYAPWHIFFGIVIFLMAILTAETGLAKFVFPFNDYPSEAFVINFTGLAILMFGVVVILAVILPSRY; encoded by the exons ATGCCATCTCGCGGCGGCaacgcgcaggcgcaggcgcaggtgcagcggcagcggcagccggctgtggtggtggtaGCGGTTGCggagccggcgaggcggcggcgcgccacgATGCCGGTGAAGAGCAGCGCCAGCTTCCGGATGACCGCGCTGCCGATGGTGGTGGCCGCGCAGCTGCTGACGGCCGCCGTGCTAGTGCTCGTGCTCGTCTGGGCGCTGCACTTCCGGGGCGGCGTCTCGTGGGAGCGGACATCCAACCCTTTCCTCGTCTACACG GCACACCCTCTGTTCATGGTGATTGGCTTCGTCATCTGCACTGGAGAAG CGGTCATGGCGTACAGGATCGTGCTCGGGCCGAGGCCGGCCAAGAAGATGGTGCACCTGCTGCTGCATCTCGTAGCGATGGCCTTTGCTGCCGTCGGCCTCTACGCTGCCTTCAAGTACCACCATGACACCGGCCTCCCTGATCTCCGCTCCCTGCATTCTTGGATCGGGATTGCCACCATAGCGCTCTATGCTCTCCAG TGGCTGGTGGCATTCGTGTACTTTTTGTTCCCTGGGGCTGCGATGACAATGAGGGCAGACTACGCACCATGGCACATCTTCTTTGGCATCGTCATCTTCCTCATGGCCATTCTCACCGCTGAGACCGGCTTGGCAAAGTTCGTCTTCCCCTTCAATGACTACCCGAGCGAAGCATTCGTCATCAACTTCACCGGGCTTGCCATCCTCATGTTTGGTGTGGTTGTCATCTTAGCTGTCATCCTTCCATCAAGATACTAG
- the LOC120651432 gene encoding ascorbate-specific transmembrane electron transporter 2-like isoform X1, which yields MPSRGGNAQAQAQVQRQRQPAVVVVAVAEPARRRRATMPVKSSASFRMTALPMVVAAQLLTAAVLVLVLVWALHFRGGVSWERTSNPFLVYTAHPLFMVIGFVICTGEGKRESYYSLQVMGETKGRLRCVAHVSRAAVMAYRIVLGPRPAKKMVHLLLHLVAMAFAAVGLYAAFKYHHDTGLPDLRSLHSWIGIATIALYALQWLVAFVYFLFPGAAMTMRADYAPWHIFFGIVIFLMAILTAETGLAKFVFPFNDYPSEAFVINFTGLAILMFGVVVILAVILPSRY from the exons ATGCCATCTCGCGGCGGCaacgcgcaggcgcaggcgcaggtgcagcggcagcggcagccggctgtggtggtggtaGCGGTTGCggagccggcgaggcggcggcgcgccacgATGCCGGTGAAGAGCAGCGCCAGCTTCCGGATGACCGCGCTGCCGATGGTGGTGGCCGCGCAGCTGCTGACGGCCGCCGTGCTAGTGCTCGTGCTCGTCTGGGCGCTGCACTTCCGGGGCGGCGTCTCGTGGGAGCGGACATCCAACCCTTTCCTCGTCTACACG GCACACCCTCTGTTCATGGTGATTGGCTTCGTCATCTGCACTGGAGAAGGTAAACGAGAGTCTTATTACTCACTCCAAGTGATGGGAGAAACCAAAGGAAGGTTGAGATGTGTGGCTCATGTGTCGCGTGCAGCGGTCATGGCGTACAGGATCGTGCTCGGGCCGAGGCCGGCCAAGAAGATGGTGCACCTGCTGCTGCATCTCGTAGCGATGGCCTTTGCTGCCGTCGGCCTCTACGCTGCCTTCAAGTACCACCATGACACCGGCCTCCCTGATCTCCGCTCCCTGCATTCTTGGATCGGGATTGCCACCATAGCGCTCTATGCTCTCCAG TGGCTGGTGGCATTCGTGTACTTTTTGTTCCCTGGGGCTGCGATGACAATGAGGGCAGACTACGCACCATGGCACATCTTCTTTGGCATCGTCATCTTCCTCATGGCCATTCTCACCGCTGAGACCGGCTTGGCAAAGTTCGTCTTCCCCTTCAATGACTACCCGAGCGAAGCATTCGTCATCAACTTCACCGGGCTTGCCATCCTCATGTTTGGTGTGGTTGTCATCTTAGCTGTCATCCTTCCATCAAGATACTAG